Below is a window of Muntiacus reevesi unplaced genomic scaffold, mMunRee1.1 SCAFFOLD_124, whole genome shotgun sequence DNA.
TacgcatgtgtgcatgtatatataggtGCGAATATGTGTCCGTATGCATATGTACACGCGTATATGCACATGTGcgcgctctctctctccctctccctctccctttgtctctctctctctgtctctgtctctgtctctctctgtctctgtctctctctctctctctgtctctctgtctctgtctctctctctctctctgtctgtgtgtctctgtctctgtctctgtctctttctctctctctctctctctgtctctctgtctccccctccctccctccctccctccctctgactTTTAAGCTGCCAGAGCAGTTCTACAACTTGACTTTCCTGCCTGGGGGTTTTGTTTCATGTCGCTTCTTCGGTTCTACTTCAAAAAGTTATGTATTCATTGACCTGGCTGTTGTCATGGAATCCAGGGTTTATTTAGTGGATCCCTATTGACTCGGCCCTCCCCACCGCGCCCCTCAACCCCACCCCCGCAGCCCTGCCACCCCAGACCGCCCAGCCGCCCGCCTTTCTGGTGTTTGTGGCCAGTGATCTTGAAATCCATGTTCTCCTGACCTCAAGGGCACTTTCCCCACCCACCCGGGCATGCCTGTGTTTGTTGTCTTTGGACTTGGTCACGGTCTCTACCCAGgttgagttttgttttctcttgttggGGGTCCGAGTGTCTCCTTCGTTTCCTTCCTCGCTCCTGGGCTtgcgtgtctgtctgtgtctgcgtCTGCTTTCGAAAGTCCTGCTTTGTTCTCTGAGCAGCGCTTGCCTGGTTTCGCTTTGCCGGTcggtccctccctcccctcctccctccctcccccccctccctccctccctctctcactccctcttttggggggagggggtccgGGGGAGCCCGGGATGTCACTGGTGCCCCTCTCTCGGCCCCCGAGCCCCCGCCGCCGGCGTCTCCGTGGAATGTGCCCCCTCCACCCTGGAAtcgcgtggggggggggggggggagcgcgTCTCCTTCGGGGCAGCCTCCTGAGGAGATAGTTCCCAGCTCGTCTCCCTTCCTCTGCGGCCGGGGTCGCGTCGCGTCGCGTGGCTCGGAGGCGGAGGAGGCTCCGGGCCGAGCTCGGGCGTTTGGGCGGCCGGTGCGGTGGCGTCCTCGGCGGCCGGCGACAGCGACACGTCCTCGGGACGGTCGAGCCGGTTGTCAGGAGCCACCTGGCGGCCGCTTATATATTGTCCCTCGCCCTCCGGAGCTTCGGCGAGACTTTCAGGAGGATTGTGACTCAGCTGCCGGGCCCGAGACAGAGCTCTCAGAAACCGGCTACGCTGGCGGTGACAGTCCCGGTGACACCGAGGCCTAGGGACGTCCTGCTGCCGCCGGAGATTGGTTCTCTAGGTTTCTGGGGAGGGTGACCGTCGCGGCGCTCCAGATGTGGGCTCTGGGGCGGCCTGGCCGGGTCGACCAGCATCTCCCCGTGACCCTCCGGCCGTGGAGACGGACCGGCCGGACCCTACCTGGGCCGGACCGCCGCGGTGGGCAGGGAGAGGGTCTTCCCTGCCCGGAGCTCCTGGACTCGGACTCGGCGGTCCGGCCACCCCTCGGGTCGCCCTCAGGAGCGTTTGCTTCGCCCTCGGCCCCGCTCCGGAGGTGGGGACCGGCCCGGACTGTGGCGTGGAGGTCGGCGGAGGGCGCGGCTGGGTCCGGGCCCTCGGGTTCTCTCTGACCGAGGTGTTTTCCGCGTCGCACTCCGGAGGTGGGGACCCGCCCGCCGGAGTCGTGAGGGGTGATACGGAGAGGACGGCCGGCGCGGGCGCGTGTGCGGTCCCCCGGTGGGGTCCGGTCGCCTGAGGCGTCTCCCGGCAcgcatgccttttctttctcaaagtccCGATAGGTCCGGAGACGTGGATGGACCGGGTCCTACTTCCGCGGGTGGCCGGGGAGGGCGCGCTCGACCCTTCAGCGTGCCCTCGTGGGTCTCGGTCGTCGGACGCGACTTTTTCTCACGCCTCTCCCAAGTCCCTGAATCCCGGTCAGTCAGGAGATGGGTGGGGACCGGCTCGAGCTGTCCTGGGTGCCGCGTGTAGGACGGTCTGGGCCCCGGGCGTGGTCCCTGGTCGGGGCCCGCTCGTCTTGTTGGAGGCGCCTCGCTGAcggttctttcttcttctttacgCACATCGAAGCCAAATCCCAATTCGGAGACGGACCGGTACACCTACCTGTGTGGGCGAAGCGGGGAGGGAGTCTGCGGCCAGCTCCCTCTCCCTTGGCGTCTGCGCCCCCACTTTTGCCACCACGCGGCCCCATTTcctcaacccccccccccaagtcgACCAGATGCCCCccgcgcgcccccccccccccccccccccccccgagagcTCCAGGCCTGGTGTTCATGGGGTAGTGCTGGGGACAGGTGGCCGCGTCAATGTTCCGGGGTCCCTCCCTGCGAGTCGTAGATGGGCCCCGCTGTCGTCTGCTGTCATTTTGTCGCCCGAAATAGGTCTTTTTTGCCACCAGGTAAGTGCTGACACGGTCTCTTTTGGTGTCTGCCTCTGAAGACGTTGGGTCTCTGGATGCACGCGGGGCTCTGGGCTTTTGGGCCGCCACCTGGCGCCTGGTTCGGCCTTTTGCCGCTGCAGCTGCCCGCCTGGGCCTGTGCGCCGGCTCCTGTGTGCTGTGTCCTGACCGAACCCAGCTCGTGGTGCCACCTCCGGTCTCTGGGCGAGCTGAGGGCGGTGGGGCGAGGCGGTGTTGGGTCTTTGACCCTGCGCTCCCGCTGTGGGCACCCGGTGGTGGCTGGGACGACCCCCGCCCTCTAGGCTCCGTGCCACACGTGTCAGGCGTTCTCCTCCTGGGGTCGTTGGCCGCCGTCGCCTGAGGTGTGAGgttgggcggggaggggaggttgccggtgaggctTAAAGCGGGCCCCCTGGGCCCCCTCCGGTGACTGTCCTCACCTGTGCCTTCtcttccccccccctccccccgctccaATTCGGCTCAACTGATTGATGTGGTGTGGTCGTGTTCTCCCGGGCCGGGCCTAAGCCGTGCCGGACGAGGGACGGGCGTTCCCAGTGAATGTGTCCGCTCTTCTCGGTCTGCCCGCGGGGCCCCTTGCCTGTCTTTCCCCTCTTGCCCCTTGGGGAGGGTGAGGAAGGGCAGGTGTTGGGGTGTGGCCTCCGGCCCTGACCTTTGGTCTCCCGTCCCCCGCTCTGGGGTGTCTAGTGGGGCCGTGGGTCTTCGGACACAGCAGATGTGCTTTGCTTCGCCTTCCTGGCGTGTGCCCCGCGAGCGGCCCTCCCCGCGGTGGGGAGGGCTGTGCCGCTGCCACGCTGCGCGCCCCCGCATGGGTGTGTGAGCGTGCCTCGTTGGACCCTCGGTGGTGCCCCTGGAGTGCTCCAGGTCGTCCCTCAGGTGCCCGAGGCCGAGCGGTGGTGTTTCCCCTTAACCCTGTGTCCTCCTCGGGTCCCCGCCACGGTGGTGTGCGTGTGTCCCGTGGGGGGGGTCGAGGCGGTAAGAGAAGCCTCGTTGTGTGCTCCTCCCGTCGTTGGAGGCTGCGGGGCGCGGGCTCTGCCCCGGCCCTGACCGCACACACGCCCCTGTGTGGTGGTCCGCTTACCTATACCGCagaccccttcccctcccgcccagTTGAGGACTGGCGGCTCCTGGTGTGCCTCCGTGGGCCCCGAAGGAGAGACGACCGGGTGAGGGACGGCGCGCCCTCGGTGAGAAAGCCTTCTCTAGCGATCCAAGAGGGAGCCTTGGGGTACCGGATCCCCCAGCCGCTGCCCCTCCTGAGTGTGCAGTGGCCACCGTGGCGACTGCCAGAGCACGTGGGCAGAaactccccttcccctctgtggGAAGAGGGGGTGATGGGTGCGCCGGCCCCGCGGTGGGGCCGTGTGCTTGCTTGATGCCTACTGCGGCCCGCGCCTCCCCCCTCCGAGTTGGGGGAGGGCCCCGCTGGGCCCCGCCGGGTGTCCGGCGAGTGGGGGGCTGTGCGTGTGCTGTGTGCGTGCGGCCGGCCCCGTGGTGTGAGCCCAGGGGGAAGGGGGGGGGTTTGGGGTGCGATTTTGCCTGGTCGGCCCCGGCTCCCCCAGCCCCGCAGCCGTGGTGAGGAGGATGAGGAGCCTGTCGTGCCTGCCCTCGCCCCGAGCCGCAGCCGGTGGCAGTGTTGTGGGCCCGGTCTGGGCCGCCCTCGCTCGAGAGCGTGTCCCCAGGATGTTGAGCCTCGGGGTCAGACTTTTGATGGAAGACACGGATCTGTGGAGGACGGACGGACGGATGGATGGAAGAAAAAGACGGGTTTGGACGGCACGCCGGCCCTGGCGGCGGGGCCGGGGTGTGGGGCCCGCTCCAGGGATGGCCAGGAATGGCCGGCGTCCCAGGCGTCGCGGGACCGCCCTCTTGTGTGGGTGGCGGTGGGATCCTGCgctggttttcctggtggcccgGCTGTGTCCCGGTGTTTTCTGGTCCCCGGGCGGCGCCCTCGCCCCCGTCCCGTGGCCCCTGCTGCGCGTGCTTGCCGGCCCCTCCCCACCGCTGCCGGCCTTCCTCCTCGCCCCGCGCGTGTGACCGCCTGTGTCCCCTTCCGCCCCCGTTCCCCGCGGTCTGGGACCGAGCTGGCCTCGCCTCACGTGGGTGTCGTCTCCCGGCCACTGTCAGCCGGTGGCGTCCCCGGGTGGAGCAGTGCCCTCGGAGCCCTGagaggggggcggggcaggggaaaGCCTTGGCGCACAGCAGGGTTGCGCGCGTGAGGGCTGTTGGGGGACGCCGGTACGCGGCGGGAGAGCGTTCTCCCGGGTCGGCCGCGGCTCCGGGTGTAGGGTGGCGGTGGGCGTGAGGCCCCGTGAAGGGGGTGCGCCCCCATCCCCCCCCGCGGGGgttgggtgagtgtgtgtgtggccgGGAGAGGCCAGTCTGTCGTTCTGGGTGTGTGCCCCGGGACCGCCCCTGTGCTGGGAGGCCTCTGGCGGTGAGATCCCGCGGTGCGCCCTGGCGGCAGActcgcctccccccacccctccccccgggTCGTTTCGAGCCATCCCCCCTCGCGGTGGCGCGCGGCCCACCCCCGCCTCCACCGCCGGTTCCGTGGCGTTGGTGTCACGTGTGGCCGCACCCCGTCGGTGCCCCTCTCcgtccgcccgcccgcccgcctcgGTCCGCTCCCCATCTGCTGCTTCCCGGGGCCGCGCCCTGGTGTGTCTCGCTTCCCCGGGCCTGCCGCGGCCCCGATCCGTTGCCCGCTTTGCCGCCGCCGCCTGTCTGCCGACGTCGTCGCGGGCTGGGCGAGGGGGAGCACCCGCggcccccaaccccccccccaccaccacccccgccgCGCCCCCCGCTCCGGCGCGCTCTCCCGAGCGCGGGTCGGGTCTCCCGGTCTGCCTCCCGCGGGCCGGTCGCCGTGTCCTCGCCGCCCGGCGCCCCCCGCCCCTCTGGGGCGGGCGGGGACGGACGGGCGCTTGAGGGCGCGTCGGCCGGTCCCCGGCGTGGCCTGGCCCGGGGGTCTCCCCGGCCCGGCTCCCGGGGCCGCCGGGGCGGGCGGGCTCGcgacgggggcggggtgcggaggaggaaagggggcccGCCGTGCCCCCTCCCCTCGTTCCTCCACGCGGCGGCGCCCGGCGCGCTGCGTCCCTCGTGGACCGAGGGTTGTGTCCGCGATCGGGCATCCTCGCCGCGGGTGTGGTGCCGGTGGGTCGGGTGGGCGCCTTCCCGACCGCACCCCCTTCTCCCCGCTTCCTCACCTCGCGGGTCTTCCGGGCTCGCCCGCCTGCCCGCCGAGGCGCGGCGCGGCCCCACCACCCCCTCCTGCTCCCGGCACACCCGGCTCCTCGTGCTCGCTCCCCTACCTGGTTGATCCTGCCAGTAGCATATGCTTGTCTCAAAGATTAAGCCATGCATGTCTAAGTACGCACGGCCGGTACAGTGAAACTGCGAATGGCTCATTAAATCAGTTATGGTTCCTTTGGTCGCTCGCTCCTCTCCTACTTGGATAACTGTGGTAATTCTAGAGCTAATACATGCCGACGGGCGCTGACCCCCTTCGCGGGGGGGATGCGTGCATTTATCAGATCAAAACCAACCCGGTCAGCCTCCTCCCGGCCCCGGCCGGGGGGCGGGCGCCGGCGGCTTTGGTGACTCTAGATAACCTCGGGCCGATCGCACGCCCCCCGTGGCGGCGACGACCCATTCGAACGTCTGCCCTATCAACTTTCGATGGTAGTCGCTGTGCCTACCATGGTGACCACGGGTGACGGGGAATCAGGGTTCGATTCCGGAGAGGGAGCCTGAGAAACGGCTACCACATCCAAGGAAGGCAGCAGGCGCGCAAATTACCCACTCCCGACCCGGGGAGGTAGTGACGAAAAATAACAATACAGGACTCTTTCGAGGCCCTGTAATTGGAATGAGTCCACTTTAAATCCTTCCGCGAGGATCCATTGGAGGGCAAGTCTGGTGCCAGCAGCCGCGGTAATTCCAGCTCCAATAGCGTATATTAAAGTTGCTGCAGTTAAAAAGCTCGTAGTTGGATCTTGGGAGCGGGCGGGCGGTCCGCCGCGAGGCGAGCCACCGCCCGTCCCCGCCCCTTGCCTCTCGGCGCCCCCTCGATGCTCTTAGCTGAGTGTCCCGCGGGGCCCGAAGCgtttactttgaaaaaattagAGTGTTCAAAGCAGGCCCGAGCCGCCTGGATACCGCAGCTAGGAATAATGGAATAGGACCGCGGTTCTATTTTGTTGGTTTTCGGAACTGAGGCCATGATTAAGAGGGACGGCCGGGGGCATTCGTATTGCGCCGCTAGAGGTGAAATTCTTGGACCGGCGCAAGACGGACCAGAGCGAAAGCATTTGCCAAGAATGTTTTCATTAATCAAGAACGAAAGTCGGAGGTTCGAAGACGATCAGATACCGTCGTAGTTCCGACCATAAACGATGCCGACTGGCGATGCGGCGGCGTTATTCCCATGACCCGCCGGGCAGCTTCCGGGAAACCAAAGTCTTTGGGTTCCGGGGGGAGTATGGTTGCAAAGCTGAAACTTAAAGGAATTGACGGAAGGGCACCACCAGGAGTGGAGCCTGCGGCTTAATTTGACTCAACACGGGAAACCTCACCCGGCCCGGACACGGACAGGATTGACAGATTGATAGCTCTTTCTCGATTCCGTGGGTGGTGGTGCATGGCCGTTCTTAGTTGGTGGAGCGATTTGTCTGGTTAATTCCGATAACGAACGAGACTCTGGCATGCTAACTAGTTACGCGACCCCCGAGCGGTCGGCGTCCCCCAACTTCTTAGAGGGACAAGTGGCGTTCAGCCACCCGAGATTGAGCAATAACAGGTCTGTGATGCCCTTAGATGTCCGGGGCTGCACGCGCGCTACACTGACTGGCTCAGCGTGTGCCTACCCTACGCCGGCAGGCGCGGGTAACCCGTTGAACCCCATTCGTGATGGGGATCGGGGATTGCAATTATTCCCCATGAACGAGGAATTCTTCCCCATGAACGAGGAATTCCCAGTAAGTGCGGGTCATAAGCTTGCGTTGATTAAGTCCCTGCCCTTTGTACACACCGCCCGTCGCTACTACCGATTGGATGGTTTAGTGAGGCCCTCGGATCGGCCCCGCCGGGGTCGGCCCACGGCCCTGGCGGAGCGCTGAGAAGACGGTCGAACTTGACTATCTAGAGGAAGTAAAAGTCGTAACAAGGTTTCCGTAGGTGAACCTGCGGAAGGATCATTAACGTGGTCGGTTCCGAGAGCGGCGCGGTGGCCTCGCCCCGCCCGGCTCGCGAGCCTCTCCTCCACCCGTGCGGCGCGGGATGGgaaggggggagagggagagacaccCCCCCGCCTGGAAAGGCGCCCCGCCCCGGGTGGTCGGGTCCGGTGGGTGGCCCGTCCCCGGTGCTGGGGCGGGGGGAGCGAGGAGCCGCGCGAGAAGGTTGTTGGGGCGGCGTGCAGAGCTTTGGGGGTCGGGTTTGGGAAAGGTGGCTCTCCTCCGccttcccgccccgccccgccccgccccgccggctTCCCGTCTCCGCGCCCTCCATCCTCCCTCCTCCCGGTCGGGTTCGGGGGCGCACCCCCCGCCCGCCACCCGGTGGCGTCGTCAGTCtcccggggtgtgtgtgtgtccctcttCCCGCCCGGACCTCCCCGCCACGTCCCTCGAGGTTGGGTtcgggggggtgggagggggcgctccgcgcgcccccacccccaccccacgcgCCTTCGCCCGTGGCGCCGGCCACGACTGCCTTCCTTTCCCCACACGGCCTTGCGGACCCGCACGGTGCGGATCCCTCCGGTCGCGTCTCGCGGGCTGTGCGGCATGACGGGTGGGCGGCTCCCCGTCGCGGGGCCGTTCGCCTTGCCCCGTCGCCTCCCGCCGCCGGCCCTGGACTTGGCCCGCCTCGGCCGGTCGCCGGTCGTCCGCTGCTCTGGGCCTGCCGCGCGGGCGCCAGGCGCCTCCCCACGCCCGCCCTCCGAGCCTCGGGGCTTTCTCCCACTCCTGCCCCCCCCAACCGCGCCTCCTGTGGCTGCCTGTCCGGTTCTCCCGCCCTCTCGCCTCCCCCCTTACCGCTGTCGCGTGTCCCCCTGCCCGCTTGGTGCCACCCTTCCCGTCGgagccccttccctctgccctcggtggtggtgggggagaagGGTGCCCGGGAACGCGGGCGCGGGTTAGGGGGGCCCCGGTGGACGGGGGAAGAGAGTTGGACGGGGTCCCGGGAAGGGGGCCGGGTGTGCGAggtaggtgggggggggggggggtgagggctCTGCCCCGTTTCggggggatgtgtgtgggggTTGGTCGTGTGGCGTCGGCGGGGACCCTCCGGGCGCGGT
It encodes the following:
- the LOC136155141 gene encoding collagen alpha-1(I) chain-like, which codes for MGRRRHGGRAIGPRLSRVTKAAGARPPAGAGRRLTGINQVGERARGAGCAGSRRGWWGRAAPRRAGGRARKTREVRKRGEGGAVGKAPTRPTGTTPAARMPDRGHNPRSTRDAARRAPPRGGTRGGGTAGPLSSSAPRPRREPARPGGPGSRAGETPGPGHAGDRPTRPQAPVRPRPPQRGGGRRAARTRRPARGRQTGRPDPRSGERAGAGGAAGVVVGGGLGAAGAPPRPARDDVGRQAAAAKRATDRGRGRPGEARHTRARPREAADGERTEAGGRADGEGHRRGAATRDTNATEPAVEAGVGRAPPRGGMARNDPGGGVGGGESAARAHRGISPPEASQHRGGPGAHTQNDRLASPGHTHTHPTPAGGDGGAPPSRGLTPTATLHPEPRPTRENALPPRLRGHCSTRGRHRLTVAGRRHPREARPARSQTAGNGGGRGHRRSHARGEEEGRQRWGGAGKHAQQGPRDGGEGAARGPENTGTQPGHQENQRRIPPPPTQEGGPATPGTPAIPGHPWSGPHTPAPPPGPACRPNPSFSSIHPSVRPPQIRVFHQKSDPEAQHPGDTLSSEGGPDRAHNTATGCGSGRGQARQAPHPPHHGCGAGGAGADQAKSHPKPPPFPLGSHHGAGRTHTAHAQPPTRRTPGGAQRGPPPTRRGEARAAVGIKQAHGPTAGPAHPSPPLPTEGKGSFCPRALAVATVATAHSGGAAAGGSGRAVPHPVVSPSGPTEAHQEPPVLNWAGGEGVCGIGKRTTTQGRVCGQGRGRARAPQPPTTGGAHNEASLTASTPPTGHTHTTVAGTRGGHRVKGKHHRSASGT